Proteins from a single region of Coregonus clupeaformis isolate EN_2021a chromosome 35, ASM2061545v1, whole genome shotgun sequence:
- the LOC121551891 gene encoding delphilin-like produces MRRFLSRKGRFSLRQSKSGPRGASKDFYLFVLLPTTLLSLLSQTCTIRSCQDSRNRLAPRLCITGLSNQPNPDYSPDLTLPATNQNWPEEFGFTLGGAGPSYILSVIEGSSAYLAGLQPGDQVVDIEGQEVSSLSTQALVALAQTLKTVPPSIGVVSRIEQMDINPGPDGRFGFTIVGDCPLLVDDCLPNSPAGRSGLRAGDYVMEVNGIPVKYHETAAAMIKVAQGRPLRLGVLSMRRRIKRLSHSMREVSLSGDSVRQDRAHKALEFNKKVEEVLGDEPDIKEQLFGVLKQYAAERNVENLAEALPDILTNEDHQQLIDSVSLLKSVVFPKERFLNHHRVPGW; encoded by the exons atctgtttgtgctcttgccaactacATTGCTGTCATTGCTAAGTCAAACATGTACCATAAGGAGTTGTCAAgacagcagaaacagactggcacccaggctatgtATAACAGGCTTAAGTAACCAACCCAATCCTGACTACTCTCCAGACCTGACCCTCCCGGCGACCAATCAGAACTGGCCGGAGGAGTTTGGGTTCACTCTGGGGGGCGCGGGCCCCAGCTACATCCTGTCTGTGATTGAGGGCAGCAGTGCCTACCTGGCGGGCCTGCAGCCTGGGGACCAGGTGGTGGACATCGAGGGCCAGGAGGTGTCCTCTCTCAGCACCCAGGCCTTGGTGGCCCTGGCACAGACTCTGAAGACTGTACCCCCCAGCATCGGAGTGGTGTCACGCATAGAACAG ATGGACATCAACCCAGGCCCCGACGGCCGTTTCGGCTTCACCATCGTAGGAGACTGCCCCCTCCTGGTGGATGACTGCCTGCCCAACTCCCCGGCGGGCCGCAGCGGCCTCCGGGCCGGCGACTACGTCATGGAGGTCAACGGGATCCCCGTCAAGTATCACGAAACGGCGGCGGCCATGATCAAGGTGGCGCAGGGGCGCCCACTGCGTCTGGGCGTGCTCAGTATGAGACGGAGGATCAAGCGCCTCAGCCACAGTATGAGGGAGGTGTCACTGAGCGGGGATAGCGTCAGGCAGGACCGTGCACACAAGGCCCTGGAGTTTAACAAGAAG GTGGAGGAGGTGCTTGGTGATGAACCAGATATAAAGGAACAGCTGTTTGGTGTTCTGAAACAGTACGCAGCCGAGAGGAACGTGGAGAACCTAGCTGAAGCCCTCCCGGACATCTTAACCAATGAGGACCATCAGCAGCTGATTGACAGCGTCAG CCTGTTAAAGTCTGTTGTGTTCCCCAAGGAGCGCTTCCTGAACCACCACAGGGTGCCTGGTTGGTAG